In Helicobacter mastomyrinus, the sequence ATCCTAGGTTATAAGATTTTGTTTTATTATGCGCCCTTTTTGGTTTTTGATGCGCAAAAGGCACTTGATATTATAGATGATGGAAATCTTAATGCTCACGCAAATAATATTCAAAATGCTAAAAGCACATTGCAAGAGGGGCAGAAAGTCTCACAGATTAATCGCTCAATTGCTCAAGATTTACGCACGTTAGCGCTACGGCAAGATATACGTCAAAGCCTCAAATCTATGGAATCTTCGCTCAAAACCTATCCTAATCACTCTGTTTTGCATTATAATGTGGGGCTGCTCTATGCACAAATGAGTGATTTTGACAATGCATATTTGCATTTTATTCGTGCTTATCATTTGGATTCAAATAATCTTATCGCGGGGATTTTTGCACTTATGTGTGCAGAGCTTACTTATAGAGATACCACGCGCTTAAGTCATTCAATCTCTAGCGATTTAGCAGATATGGCAGATATGAACGTTACTAATAAAGTTGAATATCAATTTTTGCTCTCCCTCTTTCGCTATACAAGCGATTCACCCCTTGATTCGCTTGATTGGCTTAGTGATTTGCAAAAGCAAGCCCCCTATGAGCGCAAACCTATCTATTACGCACTTCAGGCAGTTTATGGTATTTATGCTATGAATGAAAAGCAGGTGGTGGGTGCGTTTGAATATTTGAAAAGAATCTATACAAATGATGTTGTGGCGAATACAATGTATGAGCTAGGTAAGCGATTTCGTGTAAATCTTAAAGATGTCGCATTGCAAATGAATGCAATATATAAGGAAAAAAAATTAGATATGCGCTCTATTTATTATGGACCCTCGCTTGCAAGGGAGCTTTATATTTATGTCGGATTTGTAACAGGCTCTTTACACTCTGTCCAAGAAGAATTAGAAGCAAAGGTTATAGCAGAGACACAAACGAGTAATGGTATTTTGCAGGCTTTGGGCTTATCTTATATTTATAGTAATGATTTTGAAAAAGCCTTTGCGATTTATAACTCATTGCTTGACGATTTACACGAAGTAGATTCTCAAACGCGCTTTTTAGCTGCTATCGCTGCAATGGGGGCAAATCGCCACGAGAATGCTGTAGCATTGTTGCAACTTGCTAAGATAGAATCTGCTACGAATTTTGAGGCACGTTATGCTTTGGGCTTACTCTATCAAGAGGGTAAAAATATGAAGGCTGCTGTGCAGCATTATGATAAGATAGCCAATAGTAATTTTGAATCCGAGTTTTTTGATTTTGAGATTGATACGAGTAATTTGCTTCAATCTCCATAATTTCTATACTTATGAGGAGACTATTTTATCTCCCCAGCAGCCTTTTTAGGCGTGAATATGGCTTCTGCTTGCCTTTGTGTAAGCGAGATGGCAAAAATATCTTTATAAAATTGCTGCGTTTGGGCTAAAAGTGCCTTGTTATCTGCATATTGCGGGTAATTATGCTGATAGAGCCATAATAAAACAATAGGCAAATCTAAGCTAGGAGCAAAGGGACGATAAGAGCCAAGAGGGAATTTATACACCCTTTTATTCTGCACTGCAAGAAGTGGCTGCCAGAGGGGATTATTAAGCAAATCACTTGGCAAAAGTGTATTAAAATTATTAAGATAGATAATATCAGGATTAAGCCTATATGCCTCTTCAAGCGTCATTTTCACAATGCCCTTATCCTGCAAAACATTTTCCGCTCCGCTATTTTGCAACAAAGAGTTAGCGAAGATTCCACCCGCTGAAAACGATTGATAATTATCAAAATGATGAATGATTAAGGCTCTAGGCTTGTTTTTTTCTCCTTGTAATGCCTCATCAAGCCGCTTTTGAATCCCCTGCGTATAGTCTAAAAATCGTCCCGCCACCTCCTCCTTGTCTAAAATAGGCGCAAGAAGCGTGAGCCAACCTTTAATGCTTTGATATGAGTCATATCCCCACGCGCTCACACTTACCTCTATGGTGGGAATCCCACTTTTTTTCATCGCTTGACATAGCTTTGTGTTTGCATTATGGCAGATAAACAAATCAGGCTTTAAGAGCAATAGCTCCTCTATATTTTCATTCTCTCCATCTTTGATATGCGCGATTTGGGGGAAAAGCTCTAGCATAAAGGACGCTTTTAGCGCGTTTTTACTTGCCTTTGGCATATACACAATGCTTTTAGCACTATGTTCTAAGAGCATAATCACAGAGGGCAGGGGCCACATACCTCCAGCGATGACAATACGTGAGGGCTTTTTAGCGATAGTAGTCTTATAGCCTTTGTCATCTATATGTGTATAGGGATATGCCGCCCACGCACTCGCGCAAAGCATTAAAGCAGCAAGATATGCAATAAACTTCATAGATTCCCTTTTGTGCGTAAAATATCTTCCTCCACCCATTGCATAAAGGCGTCAAAAAACGGCTCTGTTGTAGGCATAAAGCCCTGCCCTAAGTGAAATTCAGGATCAAGTGAAGTGATATATAAGTTTCCCCTAAATGAAGTATCTTTATAGATAATGCTCTCATCAAGTTCATTTATGAGAATCTTTTGGGCATTTTGAGGTGGGTAGAATGCCCCGTGGCAATGCCATTTCGCCACACTCACAGGGATTTTGCTAAATAATCCTTGAGTGGTTTTCTCCTCTGTTTTTTCTCCATTGACATCAAGCGCATATAAGGGCATATTCGCCCCATTAATGAGCCACCACCAGAAATTCACTTCATAATCTTTCCATATTACATTAGGCAGATAATCCCCCATAATCTCCCCAAAAGAGATGATATGCCCTCCATTTTGCAGATAGTCTAAAAATTTTTGTTTATGCGGGTTAAGGTATTTTACATTCAATCTTGAAGCAAGGACGATGTAATCAAAATCATTGAAATTGAGTGAATCTAAATGCAAAAAATGACAACGTTTGCTAAAGAAATGCGCGTATTTTGCATTTTTATTACTGAAAAAATACCGATGGAACGAGCCTCCGCCTGTGATAATGGCATTTTTAAGCTCTGGGCGTGAGAGGCTTTGCTTACTTTTATCTGCTTTAAAGTTAAGATAAGATTCTACAGGAATGCGTGATACATCATCGTTATTTGGATATTGTGTTGCCTTTTGCCTTAGGGCTTTGTAGTCCTTTTTTTGCAAGGTTTGCAAAAGCCATTTGAGGAGATTGAGCCCCATTTTTCTTGCTGTGGTGTTATCAAATAGCCCAAAGCTTAGCAAATCCGCATTTGCGGTTAGGAGCATCACGCCATTGGTAGAATCTGCATCGATATAGCCCACACATCGCCCCTCATTATCGCTTAATATCCACTCGATACTATCAGGCAGCTCACTCACATCAAAATACCCACGATTGAAAAAGCCCTTAACGCCCATGCGGTAGTTTATATCATACTTCCTCACACCTTCAAAAATGATATTTGCACTTTGGCTTTTCTCAAACTTCACCACTCGCTTAACGATAGGCATAGCACTTTGTATATAGCCACTGCTATGGGGTAAAATGCGCTCAAAATCGCTCATAAATGACAGCACCACGCCACCAGACTGCAAATAATGTAAAATCTTATCTCTAAAGAGGCTCAAAAAATATTCATCAATCCCCATAGGCAGCACAATAGAGCAAAACTCAAGCAAATTTATATCTTTAAAATCTTCATAGAGATTCACATATTCTAAAATATGCCGATACAAGAAATGCTTACTCAAACTTTGGCTTTTCAAGCTCCCTGTGTCAATATAGGCAATTTTGCCAAAAGCATTGAGTTCTTTATGTTGATAAAAAGCCTCTAATTTGTGGTTTTCCTCTGCATTACAGGAATCTATCATCGTACCCATTTTTTCTCCTTTTGTGTTGTTTTAAGAATCTTGGAAATTCTATTGCGTTTTTTTTTCTTTTTCAATACAATAACCGCTCTTAATTTTAATTTTTACTTAAAAGGACGCATAATGAAAGCCACAATTCCCAATTTTACATATATCTATGCTACTTTACTTTTTTGCACATTTGGTTTTACACAAGAGAATAATATGCAAGATTCAAAAGTCAGTAATGAGAATGAAAATATACAAAATGTGAAACTTGAAAAGTCTGTTATCAAGGCGCAAGTCTCTTCAAGTGAGTTGCCACTAGAGTTTCAAAGTAAGCAAATCAGTATTGTTGATAGCAATACATTGCTAGAATCGAGCACGGGTAATATCCAAAGTGTGCTAGAAAATGTCCCGAGCATTTTGTATTCCCGCTCTGGTGGGATTAATGGGCAGATTACATTCCGTGGGCAAAATAGTAATAATCAACGCTCCATCATAATGATTGATGGAGTGCGCTTCTCTGGACGCTCTACTTTAGAGTTTAATACCCTAGATCCTTATGCTTTTGAGAGTATAGAAGTTTTGCGCGGTGCGGCTAGCTCACTTTGGGGGAGTGATGCGCAAAATGGCGTGATTAACTTCCGCTCTCGCACGTCAAATTACAATATCGGGGGCGAGTCTTTCAAAGCCACAGCGAGAATCCGCGCTTTAGAGTATGGTAGTGTGAATAATCTCTTTGGCGGGAGGGCAGAGATATTAGGCGGAGGTGGAGGCTGGGATATGCTTATTGGCTTTGGAGCAAAGACTGCGAGTGATTACAGCACACCCATCACCGAAAATGGCAGCAACAAGGCGAAAAACTCATCTTTTAACTACTATGGCATAGATTTTAACATCGGCTATACAAAGAATGCCACACGTTATTACACACAAGGGCGTATCACAAGGATAGAATCTCATCGCGCAGGAGGTTATGGCGCAGCTCCGGGAAGCTCTTATGGAATCTATATGAGCGAAAATCCTATAAGTGAATATTATCTCCGCATTGGCGCGAAGTCTTATAATCTAAGCTTTGCAGATTCTATGGAGAGTTATTTGTACTATCGCCATTGGGATACGGATATTTGGAATAATCGCAGTGCATTTAATAATGGCGCAAATATCCACCAAAAAGTTTATGA encodes:
- a CDS encoding ABC transporter substrate-binding protein, with protein sequence MKFIAYLAALMLCASAWAAYPYTHIDDKGYKTTIAKKPSRIVIAGGMWPLPSVIMLLEHSAKSIVYMPKASKNALKASFMLELFPQIAHIKDGENENIEELLLLKPDLFICHNANTKLCQAMKKSGIPTIEVSVSAWGYDSYQSIKGWLTLLAPILDKEEVAGRFLDYTQGIQKRLDEALQGEKNKPRALIIHHFDNYQSFSAGGIFANSLLQNSGAENVLQDKGIVKMTLEEAYRLNPDIIYLNNFNTLLPSDLLNNPLWQPLLAVQNKRVYKFPLGSYRPFAPSLDLPIVLLWLYQHNYPQYADNKALLAQTQQFYKDIFAISLTQRQAEAIFTPKKAAGEIK
- a CDS encoding tetratricopeptide repeat protein; this encodes MADEVINLDDGTENNNAPDSNANDPAQAKATGLLTNLNTKFQPFIDEIKNNKIMLFGLIAIGALVVILLILLIVLILVSSPKKAQDVENISRKIIQPAPILSEQKRPEVDGAELGNMIKKANILYEQGDKLEALHLFENIAVYSQSIAYYNLGVIKLKEGDYQQAIRSFDGAIHVGEDISVSAFNAAYSAYMLGNMNLYEYYLGISSSYLFYVANQPLYSYLYGLLEYYKGFYFESLSPFLNPSSKSYVNESKKMAAEVFLIFGDEYNALAQLKQVANKDDNFAIALLHARLGEYTQARQYLYEYLASHAGDPQALMALQLIELKNNNYKESALILDRLNAKEEDAKVFDVYPIKVKLRDDLFDINLAQENFWNRRFEHNKILGYKILFYYAPFLVFDAQKALDIIDDGNLNAHANNIQNAKSTLQEGQKVSQINRSIAQDLRTLALRQDIRQSLKSMESSLKTYPNHSVLHYNVGLLYAQMSDFDNAYLHFIRAYHLDSNNLIAGIFALMCAELTYRDTTRLSHSISSDLADMADMNVTNKVEYQFLLSLFRYTSDSPLDSLDWLSDLQKQAPYERKPIYYALQAVYGIYAMNEKQVVGAFEYLKRIYTNDVVANTMYELGKRFRVNLKDVALQMNAIYKEKKLDMRSIYYGPSLARELYIYVGFVTGSLHSVQEELEAKVIAETQTSNGILQALGLSYIYSNDFEKAFAIYNSLLDDLHEVDSQTRFLAAIAAMGANRHENAVALLQLAKIESATNFEARYALGLLYQEGKNMKAAVQHYDKIANSNFESEFFDFEIDTSNLLQSP